The genome window GGCCAACGAAGCGGCCGTGGAATTGTTCCTCAAAGACGAAATCCGTTTCGTGGAAATTCCGGATTATATTTCCGCCGCGTTAGACGAAATACCGATCGATTTTCCGGACTCTCTGGAAGAATACGAGGAAGTCGATCGGATCGCGCGGGAAACCGTCAGAAATCTGAAAGCAAGGAAGGCAGTATCCGCATGTTGATCATGGTATTAGGCGCCGTATTTATGTTGGCGATCTCGATTTTTATTCACGAATTAGGCCACCTTCTTTGCGGAATGCTCGTAGGAGTGAAGGCGAGAATCTTTTCGATCGGTTACGGAAGGGGGATTTGGAAAAAGAAAGTCGGAGAAACGACCTACCAAATCACCGCGATTCCGGTCGGAGGATACGTTTTGTTCAAAGGAGACGATTACGGCGGAGAAGTGAAAGGGGAACCGGGAGAACTTCTTTCCACGCCTCCGCTCAAACGTATGATCCCCGTTCTCGGCGGACCTTTGTTCAATCTATTCCTAGGTTTTGGAATATTATTAGTTTTGAATTTTCTCGGACACAATCCTCCGGGCAACCGCATCTTTATCGATCCGGCCGATCAGGAATTTTCCGCCGCGTATCAATCGGGACTTAGAACCGGCGATCGAATCCTGAGCATCGACGGAAAACAAACCGAAAAATTCGAGGACATCGTGACGAACGTAGGATTGTCTTCCGGAAGCGCTTTGAAAATTCAGGGAGAGCGCGACGGCAAACCGATCGAGTGGAGCGTCACTCCTCGCATCGTCTACAACCCGAAACGTTCTTCCGGAATTCCGACCATCGGCGTCGAGCCCTTCGGAGAAAGAAGGGTCGTGGCTACGTTCAGCTATTCCGAACAATTCCAACACTGGCTTTCTTCCCGTCTGGATAAATCGCACGAAGCCGAAAACTACTATCAGGAACGTCTGAAAAAAGCCGTGGAAGGACGGGATATTCCCGCGGAAGTTCTCCTGGAAAAGGAGAAGGAAGAAAAAGAAAATCTTCTTCGGTCCCGCGCGCTTAGTTACTTAAACGACGGGGACGTGATTCAGAGCATCAACGGGAAAACGATTTCCACCGTGGGCGAACTGCAAAAGATTCTGGGAGAATTTCAAAATCAAAAAGTGAACATCGTAGTCGATCGGAAAACCTATCCGCTGGTAAACCCTTGGTCCACCGAAACCGTGGCCGTGGACGTTCCGGTGTTAGGCGCAAACATATTGGAACTGAAAAATCTACGGGATAAAAAATTTCCTGAACTCGGTCTCGAATCGTATCAGTTCGCAAGTTACGATCCAGAACTCGGTCAAAAACTTTTAAACTTAGCCGTGGACGGAAAAACATTTCCGAACTTCGAGGAACTTCTCGCTTACATCAAAAATAAAAACGGAGAAACCGTATCCGTGGATATGGGAAATCTCCGATTGGAAGCGGAACCGAAGATCCGTCCGATCGGTTTGCTCGGTTTTCGTCCGAACATGAAATTCAATCCGGCGCCGATGGAACGCGAACTCGGATTTTTCGAATCCTTTGCAGTCGCCGGCAAAGACGTTTACGAAAACGTGGAAACGACTCTCAAAGGAATCGGAATGTTGTTCTCCGGAATTCTTTCCGTAAAGGACAGTTTGTCCGGTCCGGTCGGGATCGTATCCTATGCCGGAATCAGCTTGGAGATAGGATGGGAAACGTATCTCGAGTTTGTCGCGAGGATCTCGATCGCTCTGATGATAATGAATTTACTTCCCATTCCGATGGCGGACGGTGGACATATCGTATTGTATGCGTATGAAGCGATCACCGGAAGACCTCTTCCGGGAAAAGTGATCGAGTCCATCTTTCGAATCGGATTCTTGTTTCTGCTCGGGCTCGGACTCTACGTCACCTTCAACGATGTAATGCGAATTTTCTAAAACGCATGAAAGCATCGAAATATATTCTACCCACAGAAAAAGAAAATCCTGCGGACGCGGTAGTCGCGTCCCATCGACTTATGATCCGCGCGGGACTCGCACGCAAGTCTTCGGCGGGTTTGTATTTTTATCTTCCTCTCGGATTAAAAATTCTTCAAAAGATCAAACAGATCGTACGCGAAGAAATGAACGCGACCGGGGCGCTCGAATTCGATCTTCCGATTTTGACTCCTTCGGAACTCTGGGAACAAAGCGGAAGATGGAACGCGATGGGAAAGGAAATGTTTCGTATCAAGGACAGGCACGATCTTTCTTACGCGCTCGGACCCACACACGAAGAATCCTTCAGTTCTCTCGTTAAACCTTTATTGAAATCCTACAAGGATCTTCCGATCAACGTATATCAGATCCAAACCAAGTTCCGCGACGAGATTCGTCCTCGTTTCGGAGTGATTCGCTCGAGAGAATTCGTGATGAAGGATGCGTATTCGTTTCATATCGACGACGGTTCGCTCGACGAAACGTATCAGTCGATGCGGGTCGCTTACAGAAAAATTTTCGATCGCTGCGGACTCAAAACGATTCCGGTGCAAGCCGACTCGGGAAGTATGGGCGGTTCCGCGTCGGAAGAGTTTATGGTCGTATCTCCGATCGGAGAAGAAACTCTGCTGTTGTGCAATTCGTGCGGATACAGCTCGAACAGCGAAAAGACCCCGTTTATATTCAAAAAAGAGAATATAGCTCCCGCGAAACTTACCGAAAAAAAAGAGATCGCTACTCCGGGCAAAAAAACGATCGCGGAAGTCAGCGCGCTTTTGGGAATCACGGAAGCCGAAACGATCAAAGCGGTCGCGCTTAAATCGGATAAGAAAAAGATTCTCGTGTTTTTGCGCGGCGACTTGGAACTCAATCTTCATAAACTGCATTCTTTGCTGAGAATCGTGGATTCCGATTTGATGACCGATGCGGAAGTCCGCGAACTCGGACTCGTTCCCGGTTTTATCGCACCCGTAGCCCCCAACGATAAAGTGAAGGTGTTATACGATCGTTCTTTGCAGAAGGATTTTCCGTATGTGGTCGGTTCCAACAAAGAGGATTTTCACACGCAGGGTTTTATACTCGAAAAGGAAATCGCGGGGTTGCCCGAGTTCGCCGATGTCGCATTAGCAAGAGAAGGGGATCTTTGTCCGAACTGCGGAACTCCTCTCAAAGCCGAAAAAGGAATCGAAGTCGGACATATTTTTAAACTCGGTGAAAAATACACCAAAGCGTTCGGAATTCAAGTCCTCGATCAGAACGGAAAATCAAGAACTCTTACGATGGGTTGTTACGGAATCGGAGTCAACCGAACCATGGCGACCGTCATCGAACAGTGCAACGACGAAAAGGGAATTTTTTGGCCGATCAGCATCGCGCCGTTTGAAGTCGCGCTCGTGAGCATCACAAAGGGCGAGGAGCAATACGCAAAAGCGGAAGAATTTTATAATGTACTAAAAAACGAAAACATAGAAATTTTTTGGGACGACCGCGACGTGGGACCGGGCTTCAAACTCAAGGATTCCGAATTGATCGGATTTCCGATCCGAGTAACGATCGGTAAAAAATTCTTTGAAAACGGGGAAGTATCGATCTACAACCGCAAAGCGGACAAGGAAGAATCTTTTGCGTTTACCGGATTTGAGGATCTTGTCGCAAGGGTGGAAGCGCTTCGTCAGGAACTCTTCGCGGAATTGGAGTAGTTATGGGAAAAGAACATCATTCCCCAAAAGAGGGTTATTTCGGAGAATTCGGCGGACGTTATTCTCCCGAAATTCTGCACGACGCTCTCGTGGAACTCGAGTCTACGTATAAAAAACTGAAGAAGAACAAACACTTCAAAAAAGAGCTCGAATATTACCGTAAAAATTATATCGGACGGCCTTCTCCGCTTACGCACGCGGAACGTCTTTCCAAGGCTTGGGGTGGAGCGAGAATCTGGCTCAAACGGGAAGACCTAAACCACACCGGAGCGCATAAGATCAACAATACGATCGGTCAGGTGCTGATCGCAAAGGCGATGGGTAAAACGAGAATCATCGCGGAAACCGGAGCGGGACAACACGGGGTTGCGACCGCGACGGTGGGTGCGATGTTCCAAATGGAAACCGTCGTGTATATGGGGGACGAGGATCTTCGCCGTCAGGAACTCAACGCGATCCGTATGAGAATGATGGGAGCGAAAGTGGTCGGTGTTTCCAGCGGAACCGCAACTCTCAAGGACGCGACAAGCGAAGCGATGCGCGACTGGGCATTAAATGTTTCTAATACACATTATATCGTGGGTTCCTCGATCGGACCGCACCCGTTTCCTACGATCGTAAGAGACTTTCAATCCGTGATCGGAATCGAATCGAGAAAACAATTCAAAAAAGTAAACGGAAAACTTCCGAACGCCGTCGTGGCCTGTGTGGGCGGAGGATCCAACGCGATCGGAATGTTTTACGGATTCATCAAAGATAAAAAAGTAAAACTCTACGGAGTGGAAGCGGGCGGTTATTCTACAAAACCCGGAGAAAACTCGGCGACGATCCAATTCGGAAAAACCGGATTTTTACACGGAACCAAAACTCTCGTGATCCAAGACGAGTTCGGACAAATCGTTCCCGCACATTCGGTTTCGGCGGGACTCGATTATCCGGGAGTCGGACCGGAACACGCGCACTTTCATCAAAGCGGAAGAGTGACTTATGCAAACGTGGACGACGAAGGCGCGTTAGACGCGTTTTTAGAAGTGTGCCGCATCGAAGGAATCATTCCCGCGTTGGAAACCGCGCATGCGTTCCGTTATGCGAAAGACCTCGCTAAAACGATGGGAAAAAAAGAAGACATTCTCATTTGTCTTTCGGGAAGAGGGGATAAGGACGTCGCCGAGGTCGCAAGACTTCGCAAAGGAGAATTTGTTTGAGCACGATCTCTTCCGTATTTTCAAAAGACAAAAGCGTTTTTATTCCTTACATTTCTCTTGGCGATCCGGATTATGAATCCTGCGTCGCTTGGGCGGACGCTCTCATACGAGGCGGCGCGGGGATTTTGGAACTCGGAATTCCGTTTACCGATCCGACCGCGGACGGTCCCGTGATTCAGAAGGCGTTCAAACGCGCACTTGCACATCCGTTCTCGATGAAAAAAATTCTCGAGATCACAGCGGAGATTCACAAACTTCATCCGCAAACACCGCTTGTTTATCTAACGTATTTCAATCCGTTGTATGCGATGGGTTTGGAGACCTTCGCGGAGATCGCAAAGAACTCCGGCATTCAAGGACTGATCATTCCCGATCTTCCGTATGATACCCCGGAAGCGGAAGAATTCTTCACCCAACTCGAAAAAAGGAAAATCGATTTCATCCATCTCGTAACGCCTGCGACGACCGAGGAACGAATCAAATCGATGAAGTCTCTCGCGTCCGGCTTTATCTACTACGTGACTTCGTACGGTGTAACGGGCGAACGAAGTTCGATCGCAAACGGACTTCAGGAAAGAATCAAACTCGTAAAAAAGTTGGTTTCCCTTCCGGTTTGCGCGGGATTCGGAATTTCCACGGCGGTTCAGTCGAAAGAAATTTCCGAGTACGCGGACGGAGTCATCATCGGTTCCGCGGTGCAGAGAATTATTGAAGAGAACGGATCGAATCGGGACGTCTGCGTTCAGAAATTATTTTCCTACGCGTCCGAGATCCGTTCTTCGATGAGATAATTTTCCTAAGAACCCGGAAAATATTGACGAAACTCCGACGGATTGGATACTGTTCCCCGATCTCTGTCGGAGGAACGCATGAGCGAAACGAAATTTAAAATCACTCCCATCCATATCATATCCCTTGTTCTGGGAGCCTTGGGGATCGTTCTCATTTCTTTTACGGCTTTTTTTCCGAACTTCTCCCTCAATACGGAATTCTTGTTGGGAGGATTCGCTCTTCTTTTGATCAGTTCGTATCCGATCTACAAGTTCATCGAAGCCAATTCCTCCGATAAACAAAGGTCGGGAAGCGTCTGGCTCGCGACCGTCGTATCTCTCACCATGTTCTTCCTCTATCAAATATTCACTCCTCTTTCCGATTTGGAAGAATCCTCCGTATCCTGGAGATTTACTCTGCTTCGCGCGGGAGTCAACAAGAGCGAAAAAGAATCCGAAGAAGGAACGATCGAATACACTCGTTACAATCCTCCACCCGGTGCAAGACAAGACATTCAGATCATCGGGATCACCACCACTTCCTTGGAAAAACTTCAGGGAAGATGGCCTCTTCCTTGGAAATATTACGCAAACATAATAGACATTTTTAAGAACACTTCCAATCATCTG of Leptospira sanjuanensis contains these proteins:
- the trpB gene encoding tryptophan synthase subunit beta encodes the protein MGKEHHSPKEGYFGEFGGRYSPEILHDALVELESTYKKLKKNKHFKKELEYYRKNYIGRPSPLTHAERLSKAWGGARIWLKREDLNHTGAHKINNTIGQVLIAKAMGKTRIIAETGAGQHGVATATVGAMFQMETVVYMGDEDLRRQELNAIRMRMMGAKVVGVSSGTATLKDATSEAMRDWALNVSNTHYIVGSSIGPHPFPTIVRDFQSVIGIESRKQFKKVNGKLPNAVVACVGGGSNAIGMFYGFIKDKKVKLYGVEAGGYSTKPGENSATIQFGKTGFLHGTKTLVIQDEFGQIVPAHSVSAGLDYPGVGPEHAHFHQSGRVTYANVDDEGALDAFLEVCRIEGIIPALETAHAFRYAKDLAKTMGKKEDILICLSGRGDKDVAEVARLRKGEFV
- a CDS encoding proline--tRNA ligase, translated to MKASKYILPTEKENPADAVVASHRLMIRAGLARKSSAGLYFYLPLGLKILQKIKQIVREEMNATGALEFDLPILTPSELWEQSGRWNAMGKEMFRIKDRHDLSYALGPTHEESFSSLVKPLLKSYKDLPINVYQIQTKFRDEIRPRFGVIRSREFVMKDAYSFHIDDGSLDETYQSMRVAYRKIFDRCGLKTIPVQADSGSMGGSASEEFMVVSPIGEETLLLCNSCGYSSNSEKTPFIFKKENIAPAKLTEKKEIATPGKKTIAEVSALLGITEAETIKAVALKSDKKKILVFLRGDLELNLHKLHSLLRIVDSDLMTDAEVRELGLVPGFIAPVAPNDKVKVLYDRSLQKDFPYVVGSNKEDFHTQGFILEKEIAGLPEFADVALAREGDLCPNCGTPLKAEKGIEVGHIFKLGEKYTKAFGIQVLDQNGKSRTLTMGCYGIGVNRTMATVIEQCNDEKGIFWPISIAPFEVALVSITKGEEQYAKAEEFYNVLKNENIEIFWDDRDVGPGFKLKDSELIGFPIRVTIGKKFFENGEVSIYNRKADKEESFAFTGFEDLVARVEALRQELFAELE
- a CDS encoding site-2 protease family protein, whose product is MLIMVLGAVFMLAISIFIHELGHLLCGMLVGVKARIFSIGYGRGIWKKKVGETTYQITAIPVGGYVLFKGDDYGGEVKGEPGELLSTPPLKRMIPVLGGPLFNLFLGFGILLVLNFLGHNPPGNRIFIDPADQEFSAAYQSGLRTGDRILSIDGKQTEKFEDIVTNVGLSSGSALKIQGERDGKPIEWSVTPRIVYNPKRSSGIPTIGVEPFGERRVVATFSYSEQFQHWLSSRLDKSHEAENYYQERLKKAVEGRDIPAEVLLEKEKEEKENLLRSRALSYLNDGDVIQSINGKTISTVGELQKILGEFQNQKVNIVVDRKTYPLVNPWSTETVAVDVPVLGANILELKNLRDKKFPELGLESYQFASYDPELGQKLLNLAVDGKTFPNFEELLAYIKNKNGETVSVDMGNLRLEAEPKIRPIGLLGFRPNMKFNPAPMERELGFFESFAVAGKDVYENVETTLKGIGMLFSGILSVKDSLSGPVGIVSYAGISLEIGWETYLEFVARISIALMIMNLLPIPMADGGHIVLYAYEAITGRPLPGKVIESIFRIGFLFLLGLGLYVTFNDVMRIF
- the trpA gene encoding tryptophan synthase subunit alpha, whose product is MSTISSVFSKDKSVFIPYISLGDPDYESCVAWADALIRGGAGILELGIPFTDPTADGPVIQKAFKRALAHPFSMKKILEITAEIHKLHPQTPLVYLTYFNPLYAMGLETFAEIAKNSGIQGLIIPDLPYDTPEAEEFFTQLEKRKIDFIHLVTPATTEERIKSMKSLASGFIYYVTSYGVTGERSSIANGLQERIKLVKKLVSLPVCAGFGISTAVQSKEISEYADGVIIGSAVQRIIEENGSNRDVCVQKLFSYASEIRSSMR